Below is a genomic region from Armatimonadota bacterium.
CGTTCTCCAAGGTCGGCAGGCGCAACGCGATGGTGATCGCGATTGCTAGTCTCTGCCTGGTGCTGGACGAGGACCGGCACGCAGTGCGGGTCGCGCTTGGGTCGGTGGGCCCCACGGTCCTCCGGGCGCCCGAGGCCGAGGCCTTCGCGGCGGACGCGCTGGCCGGGGCAGGCGCCTGGGGCGATCCGGCTGCGCACGTGCCGCCCCAGGTGCTCGAGGCCTTCGGCGAGCGCGTGGCCGCCGCGGCCAGGCCCATTGACGACATCCGTGGCACCGCGGCCTACAGACGCCACGCCTGCGCCGTGCTCGCGCGTCGGGCACTGCGCTGGGCGCTCGAGGATCGGCTGCCAGGCCCGGGAGGCGGAGGCCCGGCAAGCAGAGGAGCGCGATGCTGATCCGCTTGAAGGTCAACGACGAGTGGCGAACAGCCGATGCTGGGCCTGGTGCCAGTCTGCTCCATGTGCTGCGCGAGCAACTGGGCCTGCTCGGAACGAAGAACGGGTGCGAGCAGGGCGAGTGTGGCTCGTGCTCGGTGTGGCTGGACGGCGAACTGGTGTGCTCCTGTCTCGTGCTGGCGGCGCAGGCGCACGAGCGCGAGGTGCGCACCGTCGAGGCGCTTGCCGGTCCTGATGGTCTCCATCCGGTGCAGGAGGCGTATCTCGAAGCAGGGGCCGTGCAGTGCGGTTATTGCACGCCTGGGCTCGTCGTCGCCACAGCCGACCTGCTGGCGCGCAACCCCTCGCCCAGCGAGGCAGAGGTGCGTGAGGCGCTCTCCGGCAACCTGTGCCGGTGCACCGGCTACGTGAAGATCCTCGGCGCGGTGCATCTGGCGGCCCAGCGCCTGCGCGGG
It encodes:
- a CDS encoding (2Fe-2S)-binding protein, which codes for MLIRLKVNDEWRTADAGPGASLLHVLREQLGLLGTKNGCEQGECGSCSVWLDGELVCSCLVLAAQAHEREVRTVEALAGPDGLHPVQEAYLEAGAVQCGYCTPGLVVATADLLARNPSPSEAEVREALSGNLCRCTGYVKILGAVHLAAQRLRGRTA